The DNA segment GAGTAAAAGTGGTAGTAGAAGTATGAAGATGCAGAATATACTCAAGTATAAGTATAAGTAGCCTCCTGGTttgaaagaagtgaaagaatGTCATAAACTGTTCATGTTACTAAACtttggccactagatggcagcattgagaagaaaacagaaaacactgtcgGATCTTTTCTTGATAAATTAATCTTTCTGTTCCTCACAGCGACAGAGACGTCGCCTCCTCCTCTCAGGAATACaggtaaccatggtaacacacTTCCAGCCACTGTGCTTCTTGTTGCTATGGAAACATGATTAGTACAGTGGCCTCCCAGTCAATGTCGTGTTGTAGTTATAAGTGACAATGAAGATGAcgatttgtattttttttgtttgtgtctttcagaGTACACCTCTCCAAAAAACGGTATGTAGCTtcaatgaatgaataattataTGTTTAGTTGTCGCCACGTGTCATTAGTTATATCTGCATACAACTGTCAAGCAAATTTGAAGTGAACGTTTTGAAATGTtgcaataaagaaaagaaaaggaaacacgAATTAGGGGCATTTCCACCTGTTGGTGTGAAGCACATAAAACCAGCTGTAAAGTGTCACCAGAAGGTGGCAGTGTAGTTACGTTACACatggctgtaaaaaaaaaaagagtacagGGTAGAGAAGTAGAAGAAGTGGAGGTCATGAACTGGAAACAACATAAGTTGTTTGCCAACCATCAAAAACCCAGGAAGCAGAAAgggaagaggaaacaaaaccaGTCACCTTGGCCAGCTACAAAAGAAAAATCGAGAGAAGGCCTCAGGAATTTCTTTTAATTGGGCAGCTtaatggtgcgttccagttgtatTCAGAAGTCGGAATTTCAGAGTGCCTAGTCagaagtttcaactggaacgccccctgaagtcagatttcATGGTTTTAATATGGCTAATTAACAAGAAGTCCAATAACTTCTGTTGATGATCTCATTAAGTTTTAGTTGAGATGCTAAGAAACAACATGGTTTTTCCAAGTCATCTGGAACTCCAAACTGTCAACCCTGCTAATCTGGGTGACTCTGATTGATAGATGAAATTTCAGTTGGATTTTTGTATAAacttatattttttgtttagaAACGAAAGTCACCAGAGTACATCTGGAGTCCAAGCTGAGCTGTGGTGTTGCTCAAACAACAAGAACGAATCATGATGTTGAAGAGTACCAAGGAAGAGCCAGGCACAGGAGAATGTTGGGAGGACAGCCAACAACACCGGTCAGTCGCACATTTCATTATCTTTATTACCACATAAATAAAGTGCTAATGGTTGTAAACCTGACATCTTGCCAATGTCTGTCTACAGTAAATTTCTTGTCTGTGTTTAGACTCAGATCCAGTGGCAGGTTGCATTAGAGATGAACAGCCAGTTTCAATGTGGAGGAGCTTATATCGGAGGCTGCTGGGTCgtcactgctgctcactgcaTCGGGTATGACACATGTAGTAGTACTGGGAATACCAGTGATAAAAGCAGAAATCATAGTATTAATCGTTCCACCTTCTCCAGTGTGATGATTTaatgcttttctgtgtttcataTAATTGTAACCTGAATATCCTTGGGTTTTGAAATGCTGGTTACCCCAAAAAATGCATGGTTTTGCttaaattttcaaaaaatagCCACTGTTAATGCATCAGAAATTAAAACTATTAGAAATAAGAAATTATTAGAgtagtggtaaaaaaaaaaattaaaaaaataaaaatgaaaataaataacatcctcagccttctctctcttccagaCCCAACCCATCTCTGTCATTAAGAAACACTGGAGCTTCTGGTCAAAACAGTGAAACCAACAGAAAGTAATAATTTTTTATGTAGTGAACAAAGGAGTTTCTTATTGTACcattgtctttctctctcttgcaaTGGCAGTAATACTCTATTTATTTCACCCAGGCCTCATCCTAGTGCATTTAAGGCAAAGTTTTCTCTTTGGAAGAGGATCAGAGTTCAGCCCTCCACAGATCTTGTTCCTGTTAAGGACATCCACGTCCACCCTGAGTATGCATacatgtttgtctgtatgtgcagTATGAATGATGGTGACGGGCCACATAAATCTTGGTGGGTCTAATCTATCTTGGGTTCACTGCAGAGTTAAACTTGAAGATGGAGAAGGATATGCCACTTTTCTCTTTGAAAGGCTTCTACAAAGTTGCTTCATGTAAACTTCACTTGAACTGGGAAAAGGAGACAGTTTTTAACTTTGAGTCACCAACAGGATGAGGGCAAGATAGCTGAAAATATTTGGGGAATAAAGTGCGGCATGTTGGGGAAGAGTTGTGCAATACACttagaaaacatgtaaaagcAAGGTATGACAATAGGTTAAATGGTTAAACTCTAAATACTTTTAGTACATGTGGGAATGAGGACATCAGATAAGTAAAGTAACATATCGTCAGCATAAAGGGACATTTGATGAGATGTTCATTTTAAAGTTGTGGATAAAATACTGCTCAAAAATCTGGGATAATGGTtcaaaaactaaagaaaacaaCCAAAGGGGAAAAGGGACATCCCTGTCTGGTTCTTTCAAATGTAACAGAACAGAATTCTTCAGGTTTTATTACAACAGATACTCTGTATTTTTCCTTCACCGTCAAAGCAAATAACGCAGAGCATTACTACACCCAAAGATAAAACTATAACCATGTTAACATTGAATGACTCACTAATGAATCTCTAACTCACCTATAAATTAAGGTACAACCCCATCACCCGTGAGAATGACATCGCTCTGGTGAAGCTGGAGAAACTTCCATTTAGTGAAGAGTGTTTGATGGAAAACCCTGCAGTCACCCCCGTCTGCGTTCCCTGGACCACCCAGCTCTTCCATCCCAACCACACCTGCACCATCTCTGGATGGGGACAGACCTCAGGTACGACAGGTTGGCAGAATGCTACTACGAGTTTTAAATTGTTCTGAAATCCTGGtattcactctgtctgtctgtaggtgGCAGGCTGTCTCTGGTCTTACAGTGGGCCAGGGTCCCCCTTGTTGAAGACTGTGAGAGGTTCTACAATGACAGTTTTAAACCTGGCATGATCTGTGCAGGTATTTGTGGTTATACCcttgtgttttacagcagattAGTGTCGACTGTAGTTCAGAAAAAAATCGATTAGAGCTTTGCCTTTGTGTGCAGGTAATCTGGACGGCAGTGTGGACGCCTGTCAGGGGGATAATGGAGGTCCTCTGGTGTGTGAGGATGAATTAGGTGTTTCTTACCTGTGGGGCATCGTCAGCTGGAGGCAGGGGTGTGTCCCATCGAGATCTCCTGGAATTTATACGCAGGTAAAAGCCTTTGTTTTGGTGCATCCATCAGATAAATCCCTGTGTATGACAGTAAACCTGTTGTTAATTGTAATATTGTTTTTGGTCTCTCGTCCAGGTTGCTCATTACTTTGAGTGGATCAGACTTCATACAGGCTGGCCTACTGTGACCAGGTTCAACTCGTAATAACGCTCACACAATCAGCAACattcattcatactttatcaTGGTTACAGACAAATACTGACACAATGTAAACACTTTATTATTCTTTGTTGCTAcagaaagtaaataaacaatatttcaaccattagcagtgtttgttttttacgtACCTTAATTACTGTACAGTTAATGAAATGTTGTTATGTTATTGATAAGTTGGTTTGTGTTGTCGCCATTATTCATGCTGATTAATGTGCACTGTTACTCGTCACTGTATCTTGTCATTGTGGACATAAAAACTCACATACACATCTGTGTACTACAGATGTGTATGTGAGTTTATGTGATTATTTGAACTTGTTCTGTCTGAGTCAGGTTTTAGTCCAAACATACTCCTGTTGTCGTACAAACTTAGATTTAAAGGTTAAGtttgctgggggaggcccctgccattggggagtgctgcACCATAAACATCAGCAGATTGTGCTTCAGGTTGCTTGTGTGAACAGAGCTGAAGCCTcagagacattttcatgttgAGCACACAGTGGTTTTGAAATGTTCTTTCATTGATCCAGTGTTGAACATTAACTTGTTTGTATTTCCAGTCATGTGTTTACCCTCTTCAGGGTCGCAGCCTGTTCCAtcgtttgtttttcctcttcccctgctcacattttgatttgtcatggTAGGAAAAGCGCAGGTTTTACTAATATCTGCTCTATGCAGCTATCCCCATAAAACCACGACcaggaaactgaaactgaagcagctaaataaTAAActatcattcattttattatttaaacctGTGGTTAttgtgaaaaagacattttagtCGCTCATGTTCTGGGTTTATTAGAGAAATTACTGTCTCCAGTTCACCTGAGCCACATTTTTCTGGACTGTAGAAGGAAACAAATGTCAGGTTCAAATCACGACCTTTATAACCGGCCATCGAACCACCGTACCaccaatgtgtttgtgtttgtctggttACTGGAATTGGGGTTTTCCAATTCTTCATTTACTGTTATGTGACATTACAATCAGCTGAATCAACCTAGAGTCTTGGCTGTGTACGTATTGACTAGATAAGCTAATGATTGATCGATGACAACACCAGTGGACAGAGGAGATATCAGACTGTCAGCTGAAGTGCTCCCTGACAGAGAGAACAACTGTTTCTCTGTATCTGCAGTTGTTTCTTCATTATTAAggatattttatcattttttccaTCCATGACGATATTTCTGAACACATGAGAAAAGGCATTTTTGTAAGAAGCTGAACTGTCGTTGGAAAATATTCTGTTCATGTTCGTCAAGATGAGATCAGTCAaagtttctcttctttttcttcttcttctcgcCGTTCACTCTGGGACAGTGAGTATGAGTGCttccattattttctttttctgaatattttgtgatttttagttttgtttattaCTTGTATTAAGTTGAATTTCCTGTTTGATGTTGCATAGTGCAGGTTGAGTAAATACAGAATCCATTTTCACAGAGGAGCATAATCCTGTATTAAATACTGCTGTAGAATTACTCAGAccttttactcaagtaaaagtagcaTTACCACAGTAtaaacaagtgaaaag comes from the Lates calcarifer isolate ASB-BC8 linkage group LG9, TLL_Latcal_v3, whole genome shotgun sequence genome and includes:
- the LOC108892255 gene encoding LOW QUALITY PROTEIN: complement factor I-like (The sequence of the model RefSeq protein was modified relative to this genomic sequence to represent the inferred CDS: deleted 1 base in 1 codon) codes for the protein MTWVRVSLLLLFLLVSVTLSTQSSTPKSDEFLGPVKCFEKKLTRESCDLVFCPPWQRCINGRCTCKPPYLCPAEGMTPVCARDNKQLRSFCQAMAASCQSKKPFMSHFGTTCTADQPKFRSSIDQGTELVRLFVPGTGGGGEEVLVCQELWDMAAANVACKEDGHPLVASSTGTVSYISLKSFDDQLPGKCVSVRCQGYENSLAECVIYDKVNINNREVATATCVQPTNNECDFKCVNGKCVSLSQTCDGVDDCGDRSDEMCCKNCRNGAFRCSTGVCLRREAVGDGQIDCLDGEDESKEHTTTETSPPPLRNTEYTSPKNETKVTRVHLESKLSCGVAQTTRTNHDVEEYQGRARHRRMLGGQPTTPTQIQWQVALEMNSQFQCGGAYIGGCWVVTAAHCIGPNPSLSLRNTGASGQNSETNRKPHPSAFKAKFSLWKRIRVQPSTDLVPVKDIHVHPEYNPITRENDIALVKLEKLPFSEECLMENPAVTPVCVPWTTQLFHPNHTCTISGWGQTSGGRLSLVLQWARVPLVEDCERFYNDSFKPGMICAGNLDGSVDACQGDNGGPLVCEDELGVSYLWGIVSWRQGCVPSRSPGIYTQVAHYFEWIRLHTGWPTVTRFNS